In a genomic window of Vespula vulgaris chromosome 13, iyVesVulg1.1, whole genome shotgun sequence:
- the LOC127068428 gene encoding protein yellow-like — protein MKVSLSLIFFLFELFDHIEGSNLEVAYQWKYLDWVRPAVRLTGRNFTLGNPFTQDVDVDRHGRIFVTSPQWLHGTPISLSVLSNVNGPGGPLLIPYPNWKWHTAASGCDSIISVYRLAIDECNRLWVVDTGRMGKNAVCPTKILIFDLDRDELIHKYVVPADQVLYGKAALVTPIVDIGKTCLDAYLYVADVDQNGIFVYDLYKNYSWRLSNTAGNAFGPDKDAMNITIAGESFDLTDGTLGMSLSPVGFYDHRYLYFNSLASYYQKFMDTLSLKESEFQEPVIFRSNYKRASQAGVQATSRRGVIFFQLVQLTAIACWDIEKPFAPENIVIISQDEETLQYVSGIKVITNKYGEEELWFNTNRLQKTINMTLKPTETNFRLIRGKVDDIIRATRCEPSPSLRHRAPDMTFWHQI, from the exons ATGAAGGTCTCGTtaagtttgattttttttctcttcgaattgTTCGATCATATCGAAGGTTCTAATCTGGAGGTAGCTTATCAATGGAAATACCTGGACTGGGTTCGCCCGGCCGTTCGTTTGACCGGAAGAAATTTTACTCTCGGCAACCCATTTACTCAAGACGTTGACGTCGATAGACACGGACGGATATTTGTCACGAGTCCACAATGGTTACACGGTACtccgatctctctttctgtgctGAGCAACGTAAATGGCCCTGGTGGTCCTTTGTTAATACCTTATCCTAACTGGAAATGGCACACAGCGGCGTCCGGTTGCGACAGCATTATATCCGTGTACAGATTGGCG ATAGACGAGTGCAATCGATTGTGGGTCGTGGATACTGGAAGGATGGGAAAAAATGCCGTCTGTCCTACGAAGATCCTGATATTCGATTTAGACAGGGATGAATTGATCCACAAATACGTAGTACCCGCTGATCAGGTGTTGTATGGGAAGGCGGCCTTAGTCACGCCGATCGTGGACATCGGTAAGACGTGCCTCGACGCGTACCTCTACGTTGCCGACGTTGATCAGAACGGCATTTTCGTGTACGatctttacaaaaattattcttgGCGACTTTCGAACACGGCCGGCAACGCTTTTGGTCCGGACAAGGATGCCATGAACATCACGATTGCCGGCGAGTCGTTCGATCTGACCGACGGAACCCTTGGTATGTCGCTCTCGCCAGTCGGATTTTACGATCACAG ATATCTATATTTCAACTCGCTCGCTAGTTATTACCAGAAATTCATGGACACGCTTTCGCTGAAGGAGAGCGAATTCCAGGAGCCTGttatatttcgttcgaattaCAAACGAGCTAGCCAGGCCGGCGTACAGGCGACTTCCCGACGAGgcgttatattttttcaactcGTCCAATTAACGGCTATCGCCTGTTGGGACATAGAGAAACCATTCGCCCCTGAGaatatcgttataatttcTCAAGACGAGGAAACTTTGCAATACGTTAGCGGAATTAAAGTGATCACGAACAAGTACGGCGAAGAGGAGCTGTGGTTCAACACGAACAGACTGCAAAAAACGATCAACATGACGTTGAAGCCGACAGAAACGAACTTTCGTTTGATCAGGGGTAAGGTAGACGATATAATCAGGGCCACCAGATGCGAGCCTTCGCCATCGTTGAGACATAGAGCACCCGATATGACATTTTGGCATCAAATATGA